From the Motacilla alba alba isolate MOTALB_02 chromosome 1, Motacilla_alba_V1.0_pri, whole genome shotgun sequence genome, the window GAGATTTGCagaataaatgttattttcttggaaaatttaTGATtagaatattttcataattaagGTTGAACTTGACCAACTAGTAAATGTGGTTGACTTtacattttactgtttttacTTGGTCAGAATACTGACACGTGGACAGAAATGTTGATCAGTAGCTCTAAATCTTAAGTTTGGACCTTGGGAGAAGGTTCTTTCTGATGCGCACTTAGTGGCAACCTTAATTTTATCTCCTCtgtaaatatgattttttaataCTACATACAGACAGGAAGCATAGCTAGAATTACAAGATGCTGCTGGATCAAGCAATACAAAATCCATGTCCCTGGTATTTTTTGCTTCTCTCAAAAGTAATTATACACTTGTATATATGAGGGGAACCCTAATTTTCTAAACTGTGCTATATAGAAATACTGTACTTGACATAaagagtttttgttttgcttagtAATGTGGTTTTGAAACTTTGTATCTGTCATTTTATATAACATTATCTATTTATTTGATAATACTTAGCACTTACATGTAATGATCACTCCTTTTAATGAATTCTAGAATGGAAATGGACATTGTCCATTATAACATTATAACTAATGAGCTCGTCTTTGTGAATTTAAATTAGTGTCAAAATTGTGGGTTTGAAGTACTctattttccctgtttttttaaggaaaatactTGCAAATAAGAGGAAATTGTGGAAGTAAGATTTACTTCTGGAATTTCTTGGTTGTACAAACTTGCCCAAGAAATTATTCAAAGATTAATATATTGGCTATAACTTAGTTATAGATCAAATCCACTGTCAAGAACTGTATTTCACAGTGGGCCTAGTACAGAAATTCTGATCaaaattttaatcaaatatctaattctaataaaaattctttcattaaTTATATGAACGTGTGACCAAACCTCTGTGTGGTGTGCATGCACATGTGGTTCAAATTGGATATAAATAATAACTGTAAAGAGTTTAAAGACATGtgaagaagaaagggagagTTCTAGGTATTCACTAAGTTCTGTTCTTTCGGGTTTAAAACTACTGTTGTACTTATTTTCAGTGCTGGTCAAACAGCCATCACTAACAAAAACTTTTCCAATACCTTGATTCTTTCAAGATTGTCTACAATTTTTTGACAGGTAGAAGGTCATGGTGTTAAAACACATCATGGAAGTAACTATCCTATGTTATTCCGGGAGTGAGAAtgtctatttttattattagcCAGATAGACAATAGAGAAGCAATCAGGGATCCAAAAGCTGAGtcagtttttttaatgaaatatgaGAAAATGTGATGACTATAGATAATGCCAGGGAGGTTGGAGATTTGGGGAAACACTTTGCTGCAGActtcttctgcttttaatatCAGAAAATTGAGTCTGACTTATGGTAATTCTGAAGTCTGCCTAAGAATTGTAATTGGTGTTTTCCAAAATGCAGAAGTAGCAGTACTTCTTCAAAGAGTTGTTTGGGTAGAACTACAAAATTGGTACATGTAAAACTCCTTCAGATGTTTGTGTCCTGTCACGGTTTTACCCTTCTCGAGCCTTTATGACTGCAGCTTCTACAATTTTCTCTAAAGCACATTACTGGCATAACCATATGCTTCTTTGCTCATCAAGAGACGAATAGGGTTGGTATGAGCAGTAGAAGAGCAAATATAAGTCTGCGGGTTTAAGGGTGGACACTTGAATTATTTCTTATCTGACTTAAATACAATTAAGTATTTGCTTGGCtagaattttcaaaatattattccATGCCATAATATTCACAAGTCATTTCCTTTAAGTCTTGATATCTTGGTTTCTTGATTTTGGCAAAGTTtccaagcttttctttttcttgctgcaggGTTTCTAAGCACATCTTTTAAAAGTCTAATTTATACTTGTAAATTGCAACCGCCAGTCACCAAAATAATTTACTGAAGATAATTattaagtgttttatttttgtgacaaGTAAATGCTTCTCTAAGACTTATAAATCTTACACTAAACCTTGTAATTTTATAACTTTGTGTAATGAATTGCATCAAAAAAGTAATAGcttaggatttttaaaaaatagaaaaaaaataggattaattgttttctttttggggcGGCGGAGACAGGTGTTACTTATGTGATAATGAAGTTCCATATAAAACTTCAACCCTTTTGGGCCAGACTGTGGATTTTGTTAGAAAACAAGTTGGTATTGACTCATCACGTGCAGGTAAGTAATTATAGTAAAGATACAGTAAATCAGAAAGTCTCCTAAGTGTTAGAGACAGTACTATAAATCCAGAATTTACACTAAATTAGATTTTGCTCCTTATGGTAAAGGGAAAAACTAATTTCTCCCctttttaatattctttgtCACAATCCTGATAGCATAAGTAACGTCCTAGCCCATAGACCTAATTAGATCAGGATTTTGCTCAGCATCCCCTAAACATTTACAGACAAAACATACAAGaataggcagaaaaaaaagacaattttaatgtgactttttttaaaatgcgACATTCAGTTTTTCTGCAAATAGAAATTTGACTTTAGGGTGCTGTGTTTATTCATGAGTGTTGCTCAGTCTGTCTTGAGATCTAAAGAAAAATTGTCCTCGCTTAAGgataatttgttttgatttttctaaagTCTTTTTGTGGGTATTTTTGAATGTATTAGGAATGACTAAGCCTCCAGCTGTTGCAGCACATATCCTAATGGAAGGAGTAGTATACAGAGGTTTTTATCACTGGATCTGTAAGTTTAGTGtaggcagctgcagtgcttttAGAACTCTAAAATATTGTTCTGTTGTACAGAattctaaaatataaatatgcaatatttaaatattgtttaaaatattattttaaacaatcATATTTTACAGTCTATCTGTAAAAAATgattgtttaaaagaaaacaaacccagcaaaaaACCCTAGTTTCCATAATGGCAAAACTAGTTTTGTACAAGGCATTTCCACTAGAAAAATTGGATGAATTtgcatatgaaaataaatgctaCAACAAATGACTGTAAGAAATTCTAACACTTGGGTGAAATCACAGGCCATGTGGGGAACGGAACACAAATATCCAGCAATGCCACGTGGCTGTCTCTGAATTCaattttttcagaaagcagctgaGGTTTTCCCATAGGGAGCAGAGTTTTTTGAGTGGTCAGTCTTTCGCAGACACACAGTTGAACTTAATATCAGTTgacaaaattttcttcttgggTTTGAACTGGAAAACCAACGAATACTTGAGTGCAGTTGTTGCCTTTTTCATGTGTTCTGTGTGTTGCTGTTCATCCATCTGTTTCTTGTCCTAAGATTGTATTGtctgttttccttgctttttcgGAACTTGTGTTACTTGATTTTACAGATGGTATTAGCTCTCAGCCCTATTTTCCAGGAACTTAATCAATAGCTGTTTGCCAAACTGGCAGAACCAGTGTGGATGTTATTTTGAAAACTGCCTGGAACTCCCTCACAGCTTTATTAAACAGGCCATTGAAATTTTTGGCaatacactgaaataatttgggggaaaatatttttaactcgTCTTGGAGACTATAAAACTTTCATATCATCTGTTTAGGTATATGAAATGAATATGAGAATGCTTTAACAGTGGGAAACAATTGGCTGTTGTAGAAAGCCCTCACATAGGTGATTTTGACAGGAACATTCTGAATTCTGAAGAATTTCAGAGTAGGTTGGTATAAATGGCTTGTGTGCCAAGAGATGTTTAATTTGCTTGCTGATTTGAAATGGCATTTCAGGGGGTTTGcaatttgttgttttgtttgttttttaacttctATTACCTAGACAATTTAAGAACCTAAACCAGtagttttgtatttaaaatttaaagaattaaTTATCACATGTATAAGCTCTAAACATCATAGATTGCCGCCTGCTGTAATAATCTTTCCTAGCCTATACCCTATAACTATGTTAACATGTGATATGTTTTTATTATATCAGTAGAAAAACAAGAGAACAAAgaagttgaaaataaaaaagtagaaaaagacagcaaaaatgaacaagaaaaagaagtttcacttaaagaagaaaattctcattCAACTGCTAATGGAGAAGTCACTGTGAAAGGACTTAGTAACTTGGGGAATACATGTTTCTTTAATGCAGTGATGCAGGTACAGGACTTGCTGttgtttttagaaaaattttcaataggaaaaaaagccacaaacaaaatgaaaaacagccCACAACAGCCCTGCCTCCAGCATTTTACAGTGTCACAATTagaatgtggggtttttttatctgCCAGGAATGATggcttttttctaaaaatagtgTGTTGGCCCAGAGAAATGCGAAGAAATGGTGCTTCAGGTTCAGACTTGCTCTAAGGGGAAATACAATAAACTGCCTTGTCCTTGGGGGACAGCATCTTTCACTGACATAAAATAAGCTTGCTACTTCTAGTTATTTTGTAAAAGTATGAAATAGTCAGACACATCACCCTTGTGACCTCCTAGACTATAAGATATTAGTACTCAAAAACCATGGGTGTTTATTGTAATAAAACTGTCTCTCAGCAAAAGGAAACCAAAACTAaatatttgatgaaaaaaaCAGGATGAGCTAGTTGCAGGCATTGCCATCTTGTGTGACTTTTTCAGCTCAGAAATGTAGAATAAACTTGTTCTTTCAATTGTATTGAAACCGACATTATCTTGTGCTCTTTGGCTTTTGATACTGAAGCTTTACTCAAACAAAATTCCCACTGTACTTGCAGATTTTAGTAAACTGCTTTTGATTTacttttaaacactttttaaacCAAGCAAATACATTGCATTTTATCCTTTGAATTTTTAGAACTAGATGCTAGTAAATATATTTGTCAAAAGATCAGTCTGTATAAGAACTGATTTAGGGTTTCTGCAATATGAAGTAATGCTTATAGAGGGCATTGGAGGTCCTATTGGATATGGATTGTACCTTTAAATCTTGAACACAGGTGGGGATTCTAGAGTGGTAATTTACCACTATAGTTCTgtgtttggaaaaataaattgctgctAAACTGGTTGCTACAAATTCCATGACTAGCAGAAGTTCAACTAGTTCGACTGCCCTTCCTGTTGTCCCCATTTTCCAATCTCTTCTGTCTTTTGTGTTCTACAGAATTTATCACAAACTCCAatcctgaaggagctgcttaAAGAAGCTAAAATACCTGGCACAACAATTAAAATTGAGTCACCTGAACTATGCATGGTAATATGCTTTGACCTCCGTAGTGTTTGTCCTCACCTTCCAGACTGTTAAGGAAACCAGCAATATTTATCTGTCAATTTTAAAGCTGTTCCTATTGCCTGCTTCTTactcacagcacagccagcagactCCAACTCCATCCCCAGTAGACTGCCCCGGGCTAGctaacccactcttttataacACCCATCCTCATTGGATGGGCAAGGCTGTTTCCACTCTTTGAAGCACAGCTGTGATTCATCAGGGGCAGGGTTGCTTACAGTCCCTTCTCCTACATGTTCCAGCTAAATACTAACAAGATTAGGGTGTAAAATCAGCAGGAGCTTCACCACTGCTTTCTATAAAGCTGCTTCTGAAGTTAGTGGAGGTATTTTGTTCAGTGTAAGAGCAGTGATTCAACACTCTGTCGTAGAAGGAGTGCTTGCATTATGATGATGTTATTTAAGGGACAAAAATGTGTAACTCCTGCTATAGTACCACTTGTCTAAATGCAAAATAGGAAATTAGAGGATGCCTGTAGCACACCTGTCATTACAGTTTAGAGATTCGAATGACAGAAAATGCACAACCTTTTTTAagaaattgggtttttttcctagtaaaggTAAGAAATACAGACTTTGAACTAAGCAATAAATAAGTGAGTTGTGCTATCGTTTCATGATAAACCACACATTGTTTTTGTCAGGTTAACTTGTTGCCATTTTGGAATTTTCGATATTCTATTTGACAATAATGTTTTCAAGAAGCGAAAAGGAAAAACTTACTGCAAAAGATTAAGGCAAAACAgttctgttgcttttctttcaaacagGAACCTCAGTTAATAAAACTAGATCAGCCGGGTCCTTTAACACTAGCCATGCATCAGTTTGTGACAGAAATGCAAGAGACAAAACAAGGGGTAGTGACTCCTAAGGAACTTTTTGCTCAGGTTTGTAAAAAGTAAGTATCTGTACAATTGCACATCATAGTGGATATGAAAAAGTTTGTTGTTTGAGActgtcattttttcctctttttttatctttagcTCAGAACACAGCATATAAAATTTGTAGAATACTTAATTTTTGAAAGaggagcaaaataaaaatgaatagcAGTAAAATGAAAGCTACTCAGTGACATACTAAGTAGCTGGCatcatatttttagaaaatacgATATGTAGACACTTGTTGCTTTTATATGCTTACATTCTGGAGACTTTGTCCATGTGTGTTGGCTGTGAATCATTTTTGCTTTATCTCTGAGTTCAGTTATACTTCACAATTTCATTTAACAGAGCAATACGATTCAAAGGTTATCAGCAGCAAGACAGTCATGAACTACTTCGTTACTTACTTGATGGAATGAGAGCAGAAGAAATCCAGGTGAGTGCTAAAGTCATAATTGTGCATACCTTTCTCTTTGTACCCTTGACCCAGACTCTTTCTTctgctgaggggaaaaagaacaTACTTCCTGAGATATGTCAGCTTCTGTAGTGTGGTTGTGCTGTCCATAGCGCTCACTTGAAGCATATTAGCAAAGAGAACCCAAGAAAAAGTAGGTTTGGAGTATGTGTAGGCACTCTAAAAAATATCcttatgttttaatttctgaaacacACTTGTAGAAATTCCTGGGTTTTTTGCCAGTTTTAATTTGGGCAAGTATTTAATCCTTAGACTGATTTTCTTACATACTAATTAGAACATTATGCTTGCAACTTCTCcattgattctttttttttttttttttttttaatctaccaGAACTATTGTGTGGTTCTACAGGTGTTTGTGTTGTTTGTATTGATTCTCTTAATTGATGAAGTTTATACATTTTCTTCCATCTGAAACACAACATAAAATGAAGTAGCTAACGGAATTATTTTAGGGAATTTTACAGAgtatatttgttttgaaaatttcagCAAATAAGTGTTGGAATGCTAAAGGCATTGAGTGACTCtaacaaacaaaatgaagaagaactcaaaaagaaaattaaaggtaAATTATCACAGCATCAGTAACTTGTAAAATCTCCTTTGTTGAAGTATATAAAGCAACATTAATAGTATCAACTAAAAGATACATGTTTATTTGTACAACTTTATGACCTCTTGAGTATGCGTGTATCTAGAATAAAAGGCTCTATAATTTTAGTCTATATTTAAATGTCTTGCTGAACTTTGTTGGCATTTCCTTCTTAACAGGATATGAGAGAGTGGATTCTGTAGATATCATACATTAAAATACGTTTGGGCAATGAATAATAATTCAAACatataagaaattaaaatactacTATGTGAATATAATTTATGCAGCTGCTAATGGTCCATTGTTACCTAACAGTAGTATAGAAAAACTCCAGACAATGAACAGAAGAATTTTTAGACTTTTCAACATGACTTAGGAGATGATCTGACAATTTAAATTCCGACTGTGTTACTCTGAAATTACAACTTgaggaaaatggttttgtttgtctggCCAATGTTGGTGCTCATTTTTTAAGTTCAGATAGTTGTTTCAGTCTTGAGAGAAAACAGGAATTCTTACTGAGGTGCAGTACTTCTGAGAAAATAGGGAAATGCATTTGAGCAGAGAAAGTGATAGAGGTATGGTTTAACCAAGCTGTTCTGGGAATGTGATTTCACCCCCATTGTTTTGATACTCAGAAGATTCTTAATTTAAGAATCTTGCCGTACTTGCTATCCTGAGGAAACCAGAACAGGCCAGTATGTTCTGACATGCATCTTACATGTTatattctccttttttattcaGTATGTAATGAGATTGGTTGCCAGTGTATTGTGtgtaatatttttaactttacTATACTTTTTGAATTCTcagaatatgaaaagaaaaaaggaatacaAAGTTTTGTAGATCGAATCTTTGGTGGAGAATTAACCAGCACAATTATGTGTGAGGAATGCAGAACTGTAAGTAAACTGCCTGCTCTGAATAATCTTGAGTGTTATGTCCTGTAATCTGCAGGAGAACCCCAAAGTGACTGTCTGTAGAAATAAGACTTGAAATAAGACTGCATGCTTTTCAAAAAGGAGAATGATTTGGCTGGAATCTTTCTTCCATTGTGTTTTAAAGTTAATCTTTCAGTGCCTTTCGAAAGCCTTCTAAATAAAGGGGCAAGCTGCCTCTGCCAGAATTCTCTCCTAGATTCCAGTGAACACCTTCCAGTGGTACAGATCATAGAGCAGATTAATTGTTATGGGACCCTTTCCTTTTTCGTTCAGGAGATTGCGTTTTCCCCTTTACCACAATGAAAAGTCCATGGGAGTGCCAGGAGGACAGTTAAGAAGATGCTACTGGGATAATATATCCTGAGAATGAAGTAATTGAGTGTATTAGCAAATGGGCTAGTTGAATATCATGATATATTACAGCTATGAGTCTCTTAGGCCCTAAGGTGCAATTTCACTAGATAACTGAATTCATAAAAGTATTTCGTGCTCATTTCTGTGGTGATGTGACTGTTGGATTTTTGGTCATTGGAAGCTATTTGTGGAGATAAATGAGCCCTGTTTTACAGTTGGGCGCACAAGTAAAAGCGGGCCTTGAATGCACACATGCAAATACACCTATTGACAGCAAGCCAGCTGTttccaaacagaattaaattgGACTCTTGATTAATCATTTAAAGGTATCCTTGGTCCGTGAGTCTTTCCTTGATTTGTCGCTTCCCGTACTAGATGTTCAGGTAAGAAACAGTACATAGGtacttttcagcttttatttttttattcatatgaAAACACTGACTATACAGTCATTAGGAAGAGTATTTAAGCTTCTTTCTTAAAGTCTCTTTTGCAAGTCAaaattgcacagaaaaataGGGAACAAGATTTTTAATGAGAGTCATTCCTGTAAGTTGTGGCTCATAAATTGTCTCTGAAAAAATCACACGGATTTTTTGAGTtctttgggggtttgttttcacatttttcatccatttttctGCACCAAGTCCAAGAACACCTCTCCTAATATTCAGGTTATGGAATAAAGTTAAGAAATGTTGATAGGATAGTATGTGAATACTTATTTGATCAATCTTCAGACACTCAACGTGTACTTGATTTACTTTATGTTTTGTATTGATAATCTGTATATgtaatatttcagattttttgtgTAGCACTGTTTACTCATAAACATTGGAATGGAACCCCCACAGCCAAAGGGGTCATGACTTCAGCCACAAATAAGTTTCCTTTtagcagaaacaaacaaattctGTGGCAGGCAGTTTAACAGAAAATGTCTCTGCTTGTGTAAAATATTACTCTTCAATGCATTTAATGAGATCTGTTAGAAGCAAAGGTGATGTTGCCCCTTTACAGGTTTAGTTTTTGGCCCTCAATAGCCTTATTTTTCATActgtttcattctgtttcaTACGGACTCTCTGAAGTGAGACACTCCTTTCATTACCATCAGGGTGTGAGTTAGTTGTACGTTACATCATTAAATGTTACCTTAAGTTGAAAACTCAGATAACATCTCTGTTTCTGTGGTTGTTCTAtggctttttgggttttgtagaaagggaaaattacaaagagagaaaacattaagaaaaacaaagaaaaggaatctGAAGATGAAGAGGATAAAATCAATGACCATTACCTTAAGCAGAAATATGAGCCCCGTGGTACAAGTAAgcaccttcagaaaaaaacGAAGAAAcaggccaaaaaaaaagccaaggtTGGTTTGGATAGGTATTTCACTTTGTGCTTGCTGTTTCTGTTCAagaaattcttttttgtttccttagtTTACATGAAGGAAGAGATAGCTTAGAACttctcttttcaaaatacaCAACTAAAAAGACCAGTTATACCCATGTCTTTGGTGTTAAAATGTTCCATTGAGCGTTGCTGGGTAGGAATAATATAGTAATATCCAGTAGAATTTGGTGCCTGTCTGAAGAAGCCTTAATTTGTATCAGACTGTTTTCCAGTCATTGATTGCAAGAATATTCACAAAACTTTAGAATACAGACACAAGATCAGGAACATAGCAAGGGCATCATTAGCTGTCTTTTGATGATACTATGTAACAGGGAGTAGTGTGAACTATGTCTGAGTGAAGATAAATTCAGTATCAGTGGAACTGATTACCTCTGATCAttaaacataaattatttttcccctccttccttgTACATCTATGGCATGCAACAAAGATTATAAAGAAGTGGTAAGAAATGCTAAATATAATTTATACTTACTTTGTTTTTTGTACTCTTGTTTATTATGCATTCAAATGAGCAGAACCAACGCCGGCAGGAAAAACTTCAAGGGAAGGTGTTTCACTTGACAGATCTCTGCACAACTGAACAGCCACAGATAGATGTCGAGTACAACCAAGAATCAGAGACTGAAATGAGCTCTGAAACTCTTGATAAGAAGCAAGAAGAGGAATCATCACAGGATTGCAAAGATCACTGCTTAACTCAGAAAGACTTGAGTATACAGGGAAATAGTACAGAAATTCAGAGCGGGCATGAAAATGGAGGAAAGTCAGAACAAGAGTGGGAAGAAAACAAGTCTCTCATGGATCTCTCTATGGAAGGCTTAGATTCTCCTATGAAGTTTGTCAATGGCCTTGATAACCTGTCTTTGAAAGAGGAGGATAACGACaatgaagatgaggaagagcTTGCTACAGACTTTTCAAAACTCCACTTGGATGCCACTGACACAAGTGACACAAGTACCTTGGATGGTCTTCAGCCTGTTCCTAACAAGACATGCAAAATATCTACAGATGACCCCGAAATGGCATTTTGTACTCTGGCAAACAGGGAAGAGCTGAACATTGAGGAAGATTCAATCCATCATTGTTTGTATCAATTTACCCGTAATGAAACACTTACCGAGACCAATAAACTACTGTGTGATGTGTGTACACAAAGGCATTGTGGACCAAAGAACAACATAAGTATGAtagacttttttaaaagaaaactttaaacaTATCCCTGTCTGCTTTATGAGTGGATAAAGGGTGGGGGGATTATCCCTTGTATAACTTGGTCTACTTTCATTCATTGTATTAAAGGGGAATGCTCAGCTTCTCAGGTCTTGTAATAGATGACAGTGTAAAAGTTTAAATAGTGGAAATAAATTACTGCTGTAACATTTGTTTTGATATAAAACACTTGTTTTAATCtttgatgatttttcttttctgcaggtGAAAAGAAGTATGTTTATACTAATGCCAAAAAGCAGATGCTCATCTCTCTAGCTCCTCCAATTTTAACCCTTCACTTAAAGAGGTTTCAGCAGGTAAGCAGCAGGCTGATACATGTATATAGCCCCAAGttaatatgtatatatgtgtacataTGCATGTAGTATTAGCTTAACTTGAAAACATGctaacattattttattttctataaaactagtttggttttttcccaaagtTCGGAAGGCATTAGTATGCGGCATTGTTTTTTGTGGTCTTTGAGGCACTAAGGTGTGTTTCCCTGAAAGCATATTCCCTTAATTAACTGGAAAATACTGATTTGTGAGTGTATCCACAACATATTCCCTCATAATTTTTACTGCTTATTGTATTAAGCAGAATCTAAGCATTAATGGTTTCCTACTATTACAGCTGCTCGTGGGCTCATGTGTTTCAGTAGGTATAGGTTAATAGGATCCCTTACTAGTAACGAATAAGTAACTAGTTTGCAGAAGTGGAAAAGAGAGGATTCTGAGCCTTGTGGAGCAGAAGAAAGtatgaaaggaaagcagaataaagcaaaaataagtaacaaaacaagttttatttACAGACACTGAAGTCAGTTACCTGTTTATTCCTAAGTTGTAGAAAAATTTTTAACTCAGGGCTTTATCTTTTCaagagagaaggaggaaaggaaagggagacAGTACTTCTAAATTTAAACCTGTTTGGTGTTTTTAATCAatatacttgaaaaataaaggaggcGACTTTaattagattaaaaataatttcatatagaaaatggaaatgtgtAGTGTGATCCAAGAGACTgtaatatgaagaaaataacatttatcatcatctccttttgtttttccagtttgaTACTGGACGATTGTTTGATTAAGGTGGGAGCAGTTTTGCATCAGTTCGGATGTTCTTAGATCAGATCCTCAGGCATGTTACCGTATCTGAGAAGCAAGAGTTGTCCTCATAGTTACTGAAATGCATTAGAGCTGATTCTTTTTCCACTTCTGCTACCATTACATTAATGTATGAGTGAGCTGAAGAGCCATCTTAACTTGTGCTCCAGTGCAGCGTTTGGGGGCAAGGGAATAATGCTGGAATATTGgacatcagagaaaaaaaattgctttttctcagttttgtgTAATGTAAAACTAATTTGTGTTGTTGAAATTTTAACCTGAAACATTTAGTAACTAAGCATGGTTTTAATATGCTCCATTTTAACATTATGGGGTTTTCCCTCTATTTTGGTTGTTTAAGGCTGGATTTAATCTGCAGAAGGTTAACAGGCATATCAGGTTCCCAGAAGTGATAGACTTGGCTCCTTTCTGTACAGCTAAATGTAAAGTAAGTGGGAAAACAATCAGATTCTTCTTTCCCATATTCTAATGTGCTTTCACAACAAAGCTGCATAGCAAAATCTTTGTACAATGCTTGTCAAGCCTGTTACTTTGTGTGATAACTTGTACTTCACTGCTCATAACTGTAGTTGCTTGCATGGATCTCTAATGATCAGTTTCCATTTCATCAGCAAAAAATCAAAGAGTTTACATTCTTCAATGCCCACCACTTGGCTGACATAGCTAAACTTGTGGTTTTCTAGAATGTGGCTGAAGGGAATACAAAGGTCTTGTACTCTCTCTATGGAGTTGTTGAACACAGCGGAACAATGAGGTCTGGGCACTACACTGCCTATGTTAAAATGAGGGCCATGAACAACCACCTCTCTGATCTTGTCCTTCGAGGACAATTTCAAGGTAAatcattagaaatattttataaattatttcttacagaatcacaaaatggtttgggttggaaggggccttaaagatcatgtagttccaacctcctgccataGCTGGTAAGTTCTCTGAGAAAGGCAGTGAAGCTGGTGAAATGATATAagaagtggctga encodes:
- the USP16 gene encoding ubiquitin carboxyl-terminal hydrolase 16 isoform X7, whose product is MSLWIYWGCDRNSPDQHALKHYETPRSDPHCLVLNLDNWSVWCYLCDNEVPYKTSTLLGQTVDFVRKQVGIDSSRAVEKQENKEVENKKVEKDSKNEQEKEVSLKEENSHSTANGEVTVKGLSNLGNTCFFNAVMQNLSQTPILKELLKEAKIPGTTIKIESPELCMEPQLIKLDQPGPLTLAMHQFVTEMQETKQGVVTPKELFAQVCKKAIRFKGYQQQDSHELLRYLLDGMRAEEIQQISVGMLKALSDSNKQNEEELKKKIKEYEKKKGIQSFVDRIFGGELTSTIMCEECRTVSLVRESFLDLSLPVLDVQKGKITKRENIKKNKEKESEDEEDKINDHYLKQKYEPRGTSKHLQKKTKKQAKKKAKNQRRQEKLQGKVFHLTDLCTTEQPQIDVEYNQESETEMSSETLDKKQEEESSQDCKDHCLTQKDLSIQGNSTEIQSGHENGGKSEQEWEENKSLMDLSMEGLDSPMKFVNGLDNLSLKEEDNDNEDEEELATDFSKLHLDATDTSDTSTLDGLQPVPNKTCKISTDDPEMAFCTLANREELNIEEDSIHHCLYQFTRNETLTETNKLLCDVCTQRHCGPKNNISEKKYVYTNAKKQMLISLAPPILTLHLKRFQQAGFNLQKVNRHIRFPEVIDLAPFCTAKCKNVAEGNTKVLYSLYGVVEHSGTMRSGHYTAYVKMRAMNNHLSDLVLRGQFQASETEPVKGQWFHISDTHVQRVSVSKVLSSQAYLLFYERLL
- the USP16 gene encoding ubiquitin carboxyl-terminal hydrolase 16 isoform X5, whose product is MAFFQGVSQTQVTLPFRNNYRQQIWARNASKAKVHSLMSLWIYWGCDRNSPDQHALKHYETPRSDPHCLVLNLDNWSVWCYLCDNEVPYKTSTLLGQTVDFVRKQVGIDSSRAVEKQENKEVENKKVEKDSKNEQEKEVSLKEENSHSTANGEVTVKGLSNLGNTCFFNAVMQNLSQTPILKELLKEAKIPGTTIKIESPELCMEPQLIKLDQPGPLTLAMHQFVTEMQETKQGVVTPKELFAQVCKKAIRFKGYQQQDSHELLRYLLDGMRAEEIQQISVGMLKALSDSNKQNEEELKKKIKEYEKKKGIQSFVDRIFGGELTSTIMCEECRTVSLVRESFLDLSLPVLDVQKGKITKRENIKKNKEKESEDEEDKINDHYLKQKYEPRGTSKHLQKKTKKQAKKKAKNQRRQEKLQGKVFHLTDLCTTEQPQIDVEYNQESETEMSSETLDKKQEEESSQDCKDHCLTQKDLSIQGNSTEIQSGHENGGKSEQEWEENKSLMDLSMEGLDSPMKFVNGLDNLSLKEEDNDNEDEEELATDFSKLHLDATDTSDTSTLDGLQPVPNKTCKISTDDPEMAFCTLANREELNIEEDSIHHCLYQFTRNETLTETNKLLCDVCTQRHCGPKNNISEKKYVYTNAKKQMLISLAPPILTLHLKRFQQAGFNLQKVNRHIRFPEVIDLAPFCTAKCKNVAEGNTKVLYSLYGVVEHSGTMRSGHYTAYVKMRAMNNHLSDLVLRGQFQASETEPVKGQWFHISDTHVQRVSVSKVLSSQAYLLFYERLL
- the USP16 gene encoding ubiquitin carboxyl-terminal hydrolase 16 isoform X6, which gives rise to MWNGMFVKTARQTGCDRNSPDQHALKHYETPRSDPHCLVLNLDNWSVWCYLCDNEVPYKTSTLLGQTVDFVRKQVGIDSSRAVEKQENKEVENKKVEKDSKNEQEKEVSLKEENSHSTANGEVTVKGLSNLGNTCFFNAVMQNLSQTPILKELLKEAKIPGTTIKIESPELCMEPQLIKLDQPGPLTLAMHQFVTEMQETKQGVVTPKELFAQVCKKAIRFKGYQQQDSHELLRYLLDGMRAEEIQQISVGMLKALSDSNKQNEEELKKKIKEYEKKKGIQSFVDRIFGGELTSTIMCEECRTVSLVRESFLDLSLPVLDVQKGKITKRENIKKNKEKESEDEEDKINDHYLKQKYEPRGTSKHLQKKTKKQAKKKAKNQRRQEKLQGKVFHLTDLCTTEQPQIDVEYNQESETEMSSETLDKKQEEESSQDCKDHCLTQKDLSIQGNSTEIQSGHENGGKSEQEWEENKSLMDLSMEGLDSPMKFVNGLDNLSLKEEDNDNEDEEELATDFSKLHLDATDTSDTSTLDGLQPVPNKTCKISTDDPEMAFCTLANREELNIEEDSIHHCLYQFTRNETLTETNKLLCDVCTQRHCGPKNNISEKKYVYTNAKKQMLISLAPPILTLHLKRFQQAGFNLQKVNRHIRFPEVIDLAPFCTAKCKNVAEGNTKVLYSLYGVVEHSGTMRSGHYTAYVKMRAMNNHLSDLVLRGQFQASETEPVKGQWFHISDTHVQRVSVSKVLSSQAYLLFYERLL